A stretch of DNA from Scomber japonicus isolate fScoJap1 chromosome 19, fScoJap1.pri, whole genome shotgun sequence:
tgtatcacctacagtgtatttaagtggacttgtactaataataaaatataaatgtttcctgatctccatgattctccagatgaaatgtaatatttagaacaatagtattccattagctttatttaatataaaagttataatgtaagatcatgccaaactagttgatatggtgttttattgactatttactgtttttaagcaagttgaatgatttggtacaaagtttttatggttacaccacttagacatttttgccataatcctctaatatattctctctaaatggattaaaaacagaagtttgatgctgggtccacaaaaaaagaatgtgtgaaagttattcatatgtttattttcacatattaaccctttaaatttaaactaaaccacatggacacaaaaaaccatCACTGATCTGTATACAAAACTGATGACGTTCCTATCAGCCTCAACTGTAGTTTGTGTAGTTTTTTTAgttaatgttaacatgctaacacactaaactaagatgatgaacatggtaaacattatactagcagccaccaccaccaccaccacccttaAAATAATAAGCAAGTACAGTTAATGGGTGGATGGATGTAAAATCAAAGCCCACATCCCCTCCTCCCTGCTGGGCTCACTGGACCCCCTACAGTTTCCATACAAACAAAACAGGTACCATCACCACCAGGGTCACATATGTGAGAAAGCTGTTTGTGGACTACAGCTCAGCAGTCTCAGTCTGCCCTCTCGGCCCCATCATCAAGCTCAAGGACCTTAAACTCAGCAGTTCCCCATGCAGCTAGATCCTGAACCTCCTGACAAACAGCCAAGTCCGAGTCGGTACGTCCTCTTTACCAATGACCAATACCAATATCAATGTGGCACCCCACAACTCCAATATCATCCACCGCCATTTACTGTAGATTATGGGCAACGTCACCATCACTAGCTGGAACATCACCATTATCAGCTTTATCGGTTTCGGCCTGATCACCAGTAATGCTGAGTCATACTGAGTCAGTGGTGAGAGCAGGAAACTGAGGAGTGTCCTCTCAGGCTGCATCACTGTCTGGAAATCATCAGAGCTGCTCAGTACATCGCCACATCTGAACATCCATCCACCACCTCCAGAGAAGCACGAGGAAAGCTGCAAAACATCAAGGACTCAAACAACCCCAGCTACAGACTCATTACTgctatcctctctctctctccctccctccctctctctaggTCGCCCACCTAGTGTCCGGTGCTGCTTGACgtttcttcctgtttcttcgctgttgccaagtgctgctcatggaggaatgttagctgtctttaaatgaaagagtacagtctaaaaaagtgccttgagatgacttctGTACattctataaataaagattgattgattgatcatcAGAACCACACTGGACCCTCACCACACCAGCTTGAAGGGTTTTACTTAGTACCTGCAGTGGAGACCCACCACATTAATATGAATGCATATGTAGAATAATTGCACTTGTTGAAAGTTATTATTTAGGTTTATGTTTTGAACACTTACATCCCAGCCGGGTTAGaaggaaaaatacattgattatAAATAAAGTTCTTCCCTTCTCGGTAATATTTAGGGTATCAATCACATATTTGTAACTCAAGCACAATCCTGCACTTGCACACAGTTTGCAatataatgtttatttgtatttttttaatttcatctcttatctttctctgtctttatctttctctctttcttatctCGCTCTCCCTTTATCTTTCTCCACCTGTATGTGATGGTAAAAGTATCTTGAATTGTGAAAACGTTAGCACACAgctgttagcatttagctcacaACACAGCTGTGCCTGAGTACatcctcacagagctgctagcatgacCATTTACTAGTATTGTTTgataaccctaaacctaaacctaatcctaCATGACTTCAACAATTAATACTTAAAGTTTAACCACTTTTGCACTGATCGACTTATTGATATTCTTTTCATGACTGTATGTCTTAATCTGATACTAGTGTTAATAGTGCTAAAAACAGCGTCACACAGGCCACAAAATGTTAACACGACACAAGCCATAAAACGTGATAAATACAACTAGGGGACACTGACTTTTTGGTTCTCATGATGAGAGTAGCGAAGGACAGGCTCTGGTGGCGCTCATCGTGTTGTAAGGGCTGATGGGCCAGGAGGAAACTGTAATCCAGCACGTTGAGCCTTTGGAGGAAGTGTGTGTCGATCTCCACCTGCCGCACGAGCCAAGGACGCTGCTGGTCTgggcgcgcgcacacacacacacacacacacatacaaatacaacacTGAACATTACTGTTATATACAAAGATGTACACTAATTCTCAACATGTTACAGTATTGATTTAAATTAGATGTATGCACAGATGTATTTTGGCATCTAGAAACAGAGTACAGATTGGACTGTAGGGGGAGCAATAATTTTATTCttcttattgttattattacacAGTGGTTTATGAGTCACAGCACACACTAAACATCACTGTGTTTCCTTACCCAGAGTGATGTACTGGCCTTCAAAGTTAAGATCTTTGAGAACCACAATAATCTGGCTTCCCTCTGGTGCAGGTTCCGTCCAGCGGCTCACCTCACAGCCTTTAATGTCGTACCTGGCGACACACACGGAACGCACGTAAAAGTGTGCAAAGAGGTCCCTGGTTCTGTACTCATCACACTCATTTGCTTTGTATTCACACAGGGAAAAGCCAGCCGTTCTTACCTTGCATTGATTCGGTCATCAGGATAAAACACACTTTGCATAACAATGAAGTACTTCTGCAAATGACAAgtgtgaattgttttttttttataacattgtATAATTATAGTGTTACATAGTAAAAAGTGGTTAGATTTGATGAGTACCTTTCGCCTGTGTGGGATTTTGATCCTGTGAACACCTTGAAAAAAACAGTGAGAAATGTCTCAGTCAATTGCAACAAATGTGACTTAAAGCGATCAACACGTTTGGCATATGTGCGTCATCTTGCTCAACAAAATAAGAGTCCACAACAGGAGCAGGCAATCGTTTTCCACAGAGGACCCCATCAGAAATCTGATAAAGTGGGTCtgataaagtgtgtgtgcgggtgtgtgtgtgtgtgtgtgtgtgtgtgtgtgtggggggggggggggggcataacattgagattttttttggcGTTTCCAAATCACACATttgaatatacacacattttcagcaCATTCTCACTCTCATTCTGTTTAGATATCTTGATCAAATCCAGTTTGGCAtttcccgtgtgtgtgtgtgtgtgtgtgtgtgtgtgtgtgtgtgtgtgtgtgtgtgtgtgtttgtgtgtacctAGGAACTTGACCAGTAGTGAATGGGGGTATTTCTTCAAATGCTCCATGTATATCTTCAGGTTGGCCAGAAGAAACTTGATTTCCCTTTTGTTCTGGGTCTTCAGAAAGAAGCGCTTATCATTTCTGGAAGTTGAAAAGCACAGAGTAAGTCTATAAAAGAGAAACTGTAAATGTAACCATTGCACTATAAAAAGTTGTTATTTCACCACATTTTATCTATGATTTACCAATTCCTAACAACAGTCTACCAGACAAAATCATATAATTCCTCATTCAGCTTTAGAATGGCAAACAACTTTCTGTAAGATAATATAAGCAGTCCTGTGTACACTGAAGTACACTACCATGATTATATATGTGTAAAGTGATTTTTAGTTACACCTTGGCATTGTGTTGGATTTAAGGCTAATGTTATGAGATTAGAGTTAAATTCAGGGATTATAGGGTTGAGCAAATAGGATTTAAGGCTAAAATACAATACGTCATGAAAACAGTGgaacagttgtgtgtgtgtgtgtgtgtgtgtgagactcacGTCAGGAAGAAGTCGGCCTTGCTCTTGGAGTTGCTGATGAACTGGAGGTAGCAGTTTTCGGAGCAGAGTGACTGCTGATACTCTTGCTCTGTCATTCCTAGAGAGCTGCGTAGACTGGCAAACACCGGGCCTGCAAACGTCTCCATTGCAaaatcctgcacacacacatatacacacacaactaaaTAAACAGCTGCTTACATTCAACGtattagtgattttttttgttattaagaCACAAAGGCATCCACCTACCTTATGAATCTGAGTGACCTCTAATCTGAAATCATCATCTGACACTTCATTCTAGAGTGGGGAAAAAGCAAAgattaaatgtatgtatgtgtgtatatatatgtttaagctTGGGTAAATGATTTGCCTTCCTATATACATAATTATAAGGAAGGGACTGAGATTGGAAAAGTAGTGGTATTTTGTATTCAGTACTATAATCCCTGAATTTAACTCTAATCTCATAACATTAGCCTTAAATCCAACACAATGCCAAGGTGTAACTAAAAATCACTTTACACATATATAATCATGGCAGTGTACTTCAGTGTACACAGGACTGCTTATATTATCTTACAGAAAGTTGTTTGCCATTCTAAAGCTGAATGAGGAATTATATGATTTTGTCTGGTAGACTGTTGTTGGGAATTGGTAACACCTCCTCCGCTggaacacctcctcctccctttcccgCTCCCCCGGtgcaaaagttgttttttttggtgtttttatgttgtaaaatgtgcttATATGTGCTCATGTTGCTGAGGTTTTTTTCCCGTTCCCACACTGTACTCCCGAGAGCACAGTCTGgatgctgcttttttttatccccctctctccttgtttttctttccccttttctcccctctttatTGTGCTCAGTCATCCGGTTCTGTCTcgttatgtattgtatgttgtatatgtacggacgggtgattgctgtaatttcgctatacttgtacttgtacttgttatagtgacaaataaagctctattctattctgaatccttttattttgacacactTGATTAAAATAGCATTGCATTTTCCTAGTCAACACTTACAGCATTCATTTCAATCATTTGCAAACATGCTGACAcaaattcattttgttttctctgtttttcttcttctttcgaGATGTCTATAGAAATTGATTCAATTTGTTAATTTATAAAGAGTTTGAGTCCAAAATCTGCTTCTAATAACTAGACAAAACTACAACAGAACTACTACATTGCATCTTCTTAAATAtaaaatttgcattttatttctaagTAGTAGTTTTAACATCCTGAGCCACAGGCATTACTAACAGGTAGACCACAACACAATTAAAACTAGAAAGATCACCATATGGACCACCacatgtattataagagctggatattGAACCAAAAATAGCACCCATTCAATTCTATAAGAATTACTCAGCTGGTGTTTACGCCAAGAAAAgttgtcaaatggtgtaaccacaaaataatgataaatattcaatatttgatccacttacagtgtatttaagtggataatgtaagatcatgccaaactagttgatatggtgttttattgagaatgtactgtttttaagcaagttgacgtttttatggttacaccacttagacatttttgccataatcctctaatatattctctctaaatgggttaaaagcagaaatttgatgctgggtccacaaacaaagaatgtgtgaaagttattcatacgtttattttcacattttaaccctttaaatttaaactaaaccacatggacacaaaaaaccatTACTGACccctttatatacagtctatgggtcaTACTGAAGAGCTGAGTGACTTTCAATGCAGGCCATCTGTGCAAGAAGTCAGTTTGTAAAATTTCTCCACTTTACCCGCTACTGTAAACACTGTTATTGTGAGTGGAGCAGTAGATAAACTACAAGCTGGTAGATGATATAAACTCAGATTGCTGAGGTTTGCACTGCATGGAAATGGTTTATTCTTGGTTGCGACTCTCACTACCAAGGTCCAAACTGTCTTGGAAAactgtcattattatcattatcagtgaatgtgtgtgacagCAACACTGAATTTATATCAGTaagatatgtaaaaaaaaaaaaaaaagtttaaaaagggaAGGGTTAATAATGCTCACATCACTGTATGTTCCACAtcaaaaggtgtgtgtgtgtgtgtgtgtgtgtgtgtgtgtgtgtgtgtgtgtgtgtgtgtgtgtgtgcgtggattgtgtttttacagacaACAGACAGAACAGTCATGAAATAACGTGCTGAGTCAGCGGGTTGTGTTTGGCTGGGATTAGGTCTGAAGCAGCAACAGCCGGGTGAACACTGCATTCCACACACAGGTTTAAGGCCTCGTTCAGAAGGAAATACCCCCATTCaactgtgtgtggtttttttttagttttttttttttacatttgtacaCAAGGGAGTGAAAGAGCTGCTGTGATGATAACCtggttattatcattattgtcatttgttAAATTTTGAATCTCTATGCTGAAGTTGAGgatgacacacaaaaaatgtatggaTACATGGTAAATGTTTAGGCTTGTTAACAATTTGCATCACACACTGTTTATTTGTCACTGCATGCAAGAGCTAACTTCGTTTAATCTGTTACTGTACATCATTAGGATACAGTgctgtcatcctggacagcacctCTGAAGCCCATATCAATTATGTTATTTGGTCTGCTTACTTCCATCAATcacctccatccttcctgttagctcatttcctgtctttgttcACTCCCTGGTTGTTCAGAAAAGCAAGGCAGACATGTTGTGCATGCTCTGAATGTAATCTGCCTCCGTACGCTAAAAAGCATCATAGAAGCAATGCTGtaagttcatttatttaatgttaaggatgttaaaaagagataaatagtAATGTTTTGATAAAAAGTAGATTTGATAAGTGGTTAAAAATGAGTAGACATTTTAATTTCTACTTAAAGTGCATACAGTGATGCAAATCTGTGTTTATGGTCGTGCAATGTCATATTTAGTTAAAAACACAGATGCTGAATATTTAGTATGGTTTGTTCACAGTTTTCACCAGCATGTTAATGAAGAGGTGTGACGGTAAATGGTTGACCCTACTACAACTCTGTCTTCATTGGTGATGGTTTAACTTGGTGTGTAGTCAGAGTGTCGACTCGACACACTGCACGAGAACACTACAAGCCGCTCATATCATAATAAGCAAAACTCCCTCTATAGACCACATCACTTcattggctccctatcaaacTTCCACATCAATGATAGCTGATTtctattgtttgatgtactgtagttgttgttttatgCGTGTCTTGTAAGGTGCTttgaataaaatgcattattattacatgtttacacagaaggaggactgtggatttagtcctccttccattgtaaacattatggaGAGATCTTTGTAGTGTAAAATCTGGGTGATAAATACAAACAATGGACCATATTGTATCTGCTTAAAGGGtactttattattgattattattcaCCAAAGATAATCAAGATTGAGGGCATTATGATAAAAGAAGAGGTGTATGTGATTCTGCACTTACTGAGTCAATAAGCTCATTTGATCTGATAAAAATGCATGAATtatatgtgattaaatgttttacacttttattattattatcatttaaaaagaaaagaatgcaGTAACAAAAGTCACAAAACAGTATTATAATTGAGATAGTGTATAACTCAAAGTAAGTGGGCATCAGTCAATGAACTGAAGTAACCTCTGTACAACCCACTGAAGTTTCAAGGCCACCCACTGAATAAACTCTGTGCACCTGCGATGAGATCGATGCCAAGAAAGTTGTTTTGGAAGGAATCTGATTGGTTGAAATTCACGTGGGCAAAGGGGATTCCCCGCGATGGGCAGCAAAATGATCATTATAAAAGGAAACATTTATCTAAAATCATTGTATCATTTCTACATAGACgctgtctgtgttgttttggttCCGAAGATGTTTGTTCGTCGACGAATAAAACtctaactgcattcagctggacAACTCTTGGTGATTTTTCTGTTTGGACCTTTTTATACTTTAACTTTGTAAAATAACGACTTATAGGACTGTTATCTTTGATACGacatcttctaatggtcagtatgaacaggaggaatcattacaatgaggctcctgactgttgttttatgacCATTATAcctttaaaataacttttttatgCTATATCTCTAAATATTAAACCATCACAAATCAAAATTATACAAGGAGTAATTAATTGACTGTGTTTGCAATTTATGGCATCATGTCAACTCTTTCATAATGGTAGTGTATGATCAAATGCTGGTTGGCACACT
This window harbors:
- the pip5kl1 gene encoding phosphatidylinositol 4-phosphate 5-kinase-like protein 1 translates to MAAESAAAGGHGMGHRQHSGTVKRRRWGGLRQQWKLLGLFEIDQHHEFYSLTCMMKEGLAAAIQNTISNPPTNEVSDDDFRLEVTQIHKDFAMETFAGPVFASLRSSLGMTEQEYQQSLCSENCYLQFISNSKSKADFFLTNDKRFFLKTQNKREIKFLLANLKIYMEHLKKYPHSLLVKFLGVHRIKIPHRRKKYFIVMQSVFYPDDRINARYDIKGCEVSRWTEPAPEGSQIIVVLKDLNFEGQYITLDQQRPWLVRQVEIDTHFLQRLNVLDYSFLLAHQPLQHDERHQSLSFATLIMRTKKSVNPGSSPIHTGVAAVPGSVPEDDSTLLLSETHASCLMQTQAGDAPKLPDFRAQNRRLLPNLKNPLHIIDGPDQRFFIGIIDIFTVYSFKKRLEHWWKRLRHPGRTFSTVSPQTYCLRLCQWVQDHTK